A stretch of Sinimarinibacterium sp. NLF-5-8 DNA encodes these proteins:
- the purT gene encoding formate-dependent phosphoribosylglycinamide formyltransferase, producing MTSLDRLFGTPLSAHATRILLLGSGEVGKEIIIEAQRYGIECIAVDRYANAPAMQVAHRSHVIPMLDGEQIRRVVELEKPDLIVPEIEAIHTPTLQKLEAEGYTVIPTARAAWLTMDREGIRRLAAEELNLPTSRYRFAESHAEYLKAIEEVGMPCVVKPVMSSSGKGQSTVANADDIQAAWDYAQSGGRTGAGRVIVEAFVEFDYEITLLTVRHANAARDGITTSFCAPIGHLQAEGDYRESWQPHPMNAAALDDAQRQAQKLTDALGGRGIFGVEFFIKGDQAIFSEVSPRPHDTGLVTLISQDQSEFALHVRAILGLPIPAIRQNGAAASCAFLVEGDQVAPRFAGVAQALAEPDTQLRLFGKPEVSGRRRMGVTLALGNSLDAARAKARTAMAQLKVVA from the coding sequence ATGACCTCACTCGACCGCCTGTTTGGCACGCCTTTATCCGCCCACGCCACCCGCATCCTGCTGCTGGGCAGCGGTGAAGTGGGTAAGGAAATCATCATCGAAGCCCAGCGTTACGGCATCGAATGTATTGCCGTAGACCGCTACGCCAACGCCCCGGCGATGCAGGTCGCACACCGCAGCCATGTGATTCCGATGCTCGATGGCGAGCAAATCCGCCGCGTCGTCGAGCTGGAAAAACCGGATTTGATCGTCCCCGAAATCGAAGCCATCCACACCCCCACGCTGCAAAAGTTAGAGGCCGAGGGCTACACCGTCATCCCCACCGCGCGCGCCGCATGGCTGACGATGGATCGCGAAGGCATCCGCCGCCTCGCCGCCGAAGAACTGAACCTGCCCACCTCGCGCTACCGCTTTGCCGAAAGCCACGCCGAATACCTCAAAGCCATTGAAGAAGTCGGCATGCCCTGCGTGGTCAAGCCGGTGATGTCCTCCTCCGGCAAAGGCCAATCCACCGTCGCCAATGCCGATGATATTCAAGCCGCCTGGGACTACGCCCAATCCGGCGGACGCACCGGCGCCGGTCGCGTGATTGTGGAAGCGTTTGTGGAGTTCGACTACGAAATCACCCTGCTCACCGTGCGCCACGCCAACGCCGCGCGCGACGGCATCACCACCAGCTTTTGCGCCCCCATCGGCCATTTGCAGGCCGAAGGCGACTACCGCGAATCCTGGCAACCGCACCCGATGAACGCCGCCGCCCTGGACGACGCCCAGCGCCAGGCACAAAAACTCACCGACGCACTCGGTGGACGCGGCATCTTCGGCGTGGAGTTTTTCATCAAAGGCGATCAAGCGATTTTTTCCGAAGTCAGCCCGCGCCCGCACGACACCGGCCTGGTCACGCTGATCTCACAAGATCAATCCGAATTCGCCCTGCATGTGCGCGCGATTCTGGGGCTACCGATTCCCGCCATCCGCCAAAACGGCGCCGCCGCATCGTGCGCGTTTTTGGTTGAAGGCGACCAGGTCGCCCCCCGCTTTGCCGGCGTTGCCCAAGCCCTGGCCGAACCCGACACCCAACTGCGCCTGTTCGGCAAACCCGAAGTCAGCGGCCGCCGCCGCATGGGCGTGACGCTGGCGCTGGGCAACAGCCTGGATGCCGCGCGCGCCAAAGCACGCACCGCAATGGCGCAGCTCAAGGTGGTGGCGTAG